From Haemophilus parainfluenzae:
GAAATCCCTTACTTGGGTGGTTTAATTGCAACGCGTTCTTTAGACACTGAAATTGTTGGTTTGAAAGACATTCAAGCGAAAAATGAAGGTCGTGTTCGTAACGGTATGGTTGCTTATGATTTATTCACGCAATTAAAAGCAGAGAAAAAATCAGCAGGTCAAGTAAATCCAGAAACTAAAGCAAAATTTGATGAAGTCAAAGGTGATTTAGGTTTCGGTTTATTATTAAAACGTTACACAGATAAAGTTGTTGATGCAACGGATGAACAAATTAAACAAGCAGCACGTGATACTATTCCAAACGTAGGTCCTAACTTCTGGGCATTCCGTGGTATGTTAGCCGCAGGTGGTTTAATTATTTTACTGACCTTTAGTGCATTTGTTCAGAATTTACGTAACAAAGTGACTTCTTCTCGCTTATTACTTAAAGCATTGCTTTGGAGTATTCCATTGCCATTCTTAGCGATTGAATTTGGTTGGTTCTTAGCTGAATTTGGTCGTCAACCATGGGCGATTTATGAAGTATTACCGGTGGGTGTGTCTGCCTCTAACTTGAGTGTAGGTGACTTATGGTTCTCTATCGGTTTAATTTGTGTACTTTACTTCTTCTTCATTATTGCGGAAATGTATTTGATGTTTAAATATGCACGTTTAGGTCCAAGTGCATTGAAAACCGGCAAATACTATTTTGAGCAATCATCTAAATAAGCAGGAGATGGATTATGCTTGATTATGAAATTCTACGTATTATTTGGTGGGTGCTAGTTGTTGTATTGCTTATCGGTTTCTCTGTAACAGATGGATTCGATATGGGCGTGACCGCACTTTTACCCGTAGCAGGTAAGAAAGAAGTAGAAAGACGTATTATGATTAACTCTATTGCTCCACACTGGGATGGTAACCAAGTTTGGTTATTAACTGCTGGTGGTGCAATCTTCGCGGCATGGCCGATTGTTTATTCTGTAGCGTTTTCAGGCTTCTATATTGCCTTATTCCTTGTATTAGCCGCGTTATTCTTCCGTCCAATTGGTTTTGAATATCGTGCAAAAATTGATAATCCAACATGGCGTGCTGTGTGGGATTGGGGCTTATTTGCGGGCGGTTTTGTACCTGCATTAGTATTCGGTGTGGCATTTGGTAATTTATTACAGGGTGTACCATTTGAATTAAATGAGCTTTCCCAAGCAACTTATACGGGTTCTTTCTTTGCATTATTAAACCCATTCGCATTACTTTGTGGTGTGTTAAGTCTTGCAATGTTAGTCACTCACGGTGCGAACTGGTTACAAATGAAAACCACTTCAGCATTGCGTGATCGTGCAAGAGCAATTACACAAATCGGTGCATTAGTCACATTAATTACTTTTGTATTGGCAGGGTTATGGCTTTCTTTCAAAGATGGTTATGTGGTGACGAGCACTATTGATCACTTTGCTGCATCTGCGCCGACCTCTGGTAAAGAGGTAGTTGTTGAAGTTGGAGCATGGTTTAGAAACTTCAATGAAAATCCAGCTTTATGGGCATTCCCTGTATTAGCTGTGGTTGGTGCATTATTGAATGTGGTTGCATCTAAAGCAAATCGTTGTGGTTTTGCGTTCTTCTTCTCTGTATTAACAATGGCGGGTGTAATTATTACTGCGGCAGTATCAATGTTCCCATTTGTAATGCCTTCAAGTACTCACCCTGAACAAAGTTTGTTAATGTGGGATGCAACGTCAAGTGAATTAACATTAACCTTAATGTTCTACTTGGCATTAGTATTTGTTACCATCTCATTGCTTTATACCATTTGGTCATACTACAAAATGTTTGGTCGCTTGGATGAAAACTTTGTTGAAGACAACAAAAACTCATTATACTAAGGAGAAACAATATGTTATATGTAATTTGGGTAGTGGGTGTGTTGGCTGCAGTTATGGTGAGTGCTAAATTAACCATTAGTAAAGAAACGTCAGGTAAATTTGACGAGTAATGATGATTTATTCACTCTATCAATTAAGTAATAAGGGTTCCTTGCGGACCCTTTCATTTATTTTAGCGTTATTTTTAACTGCGGCTTTCTTTTTAAATTTAAGTCAATTTTCAACCGCACTTCGAACCGCTCATCCTGCTTGGATACTTGCAATCTTTTGGGGATTGATTAATTTATGGATTCACGGGATTGGATTTGATATTCGTCGGGCAATATGGCAGCTTGTTTTCTTGCCCTTTATTGGTTATTTCACCACAATAATTGCCATTGTTCAGCATTGGTTTTTATAGGAGCGATAGACAAATATTATTATTTGGATCTTGCACATCTTATGAACAGGTTCTAAAATAAGCGGCTTGTTATGGCTGATAATTTGAGCATTATTTTGAATAACCAATGTTTTACCTTTCCTGTTCGTGTTTATTATGAGGACACGGATGCTGGTGGAGTAGTGTATCACGCACGTTACTTACATTTTTTTGAACGTGCGCGAACTGAATATTTAAGAACGCTTAATTTTTCTCAACAATCATTATTGCAGGAACAACAATTAGCTTTTGTGGTCAAAACCATGTCTATTGACTATTGTATTCCAGCAAAATTGGATGATTATCTTATTGTCGAAACTGAAATAACGGTAGTGAAAGGGGCGACAATCCTCTTTGAACAGCGGTTAGTTCGTGATACGGTGATGTTATCAAAGGCTACTGTTAAGGTAGCCTGTGTTGATCTAGGCAAAATGAAACCTGTCGCAATTCCTGAAGAATTAAAAGCGGCATTTTTAAAGTAAATAACTTTTCGGAGTATGCAATGACTGCAGAATTGAACTTTTTAGATCTTTTTCTAAAAGCGAGTATCGTTGTTCAACTTGTAATTGTGATCTTAATTTCGTTCTCAATTATTTCTTGGGCAATCATCATTCAACGTAGCCGTATTTTGACGAGTGCGTTAAAAGAAGCGAACACTTTTGAAGATCGTTTCTGGTCTGGTGAAGATTTAAATAAACTTTATGATGGTTTATCTAATCGTCGTGAGGTATTAACAGGTAGCGAACAAATTTTCTTTGTCGGCTTTAAAGAATTCTCTCGCTTAAAACAAGTGAATGCAGATGCGCCAGAAGCAATTATCAAAGGTACGACTCGTGCAATGAACCTTGCGATGAATCGTGAAGTAGAATCCCTTGAAAGTCGAGTACCTTTCTTAGCAACAGTGGCTTCTGTAAGTCCATATATCGGTTTATTTGGTACCGTTTGGGGGATCATGCACGCATTTATGGCATTAAGTGGTGCGAAACAAGCAACATTACAAATGGTTGCTCCAGGTATCGCAGAAGCCTTGATCGCAACAGCGATCGGTTTGTTTGCGGCAATTCCAGCTGTAATGGCGTATAACCGTTTAAGCTTACGTGTAAATGCGATTGAACAAAATTATGGTAACTTCATTGATGAATTCACCACAATTTTACATCGTCAAGCTTTTGGTAAAGCGCCCCATTAAAAATAAATAAAAAATTGACCGCACTTCATAAATAAAACGAAAAGTGCGGTGGATTTTAGCGAAGTTTTAGAGGAAATTATGGCTCGTCGTCAGCGTAAAGACATTAAATCTGAAATTAATATCGTGCCATTTCTCGATGTTCTTTTAGTTTTAGTGTTAATTTTTATGGCAACCGCGCCGATTATCAGTCAGAGCGTTCAAGTGGAACTCCCTGACTCGGTGCAAAGTCAAAATGTATCAAATGAAGATAAAACACCGGTTATTTTAGAAGTAGCAGGTATTGGGCAGTATTCGATTTCGATTGGTGGTCAACGCCAAGAAGGCCTTAACGAAGAAATGGTAACCCAATTATCAAAACAAGAATTTGATAAAGACAATAACACAATGTTCTTAGTGGGCGGAGCAAAAGATGTACCTTATGAAGAAGTGATTAAAGCACTGAATTTACTACATCTTGCCGGCATTAAGTCTGTGGGTTTAATGACCAACCCAATTTAAGAATAAGTAGGTAAAACCGTGCAGAATAATCGACGAAAAAAACGTGCAAATGAGTTTGTCATCTCTATTGCGATGCACCTTGCATTGTTTGGTTTGTTGATTTGGAGCTCTCTTTATCAAACCGTTGAAATAATGGGTGGTGGAGAAGGTGAAGGTGATGCCATGGGAGCTGTTATGGTCGATACTGGCAGCGCAGCACAGGAATGGGGACGTATTCAACAACAGAAAAAAGGTCAAACTGATAAACAGAAGAAACCTGAGCCTGTAGTTGAAGAGAAAAAACCAGAGCCTGAACCTGAACCAAATCAGCAAGAAATTGCGAAACAAGAAGAGATTAAGCGTCAGCAGGAAATTCAACGTCAAAAAGAACTTGAAAAACAAAAGCAGCAAGAAATTGAAAAGCAAAAGCAAAAACAGCAGCAAGAGCTTGCTCGTCAAGAGGCGTTAGAAAAACAGAAACAAGCTGAAGAAGCAAAAGCAAAACAAGCTGCAGAGGCAGCGAAGTTGAAAGCGGAAGCTGAGGCGAAACGTTTAGCAGCAGCCGCTAAGCAAGCTGAAGAAGAGGCAAAAGCGAAGGCACAAGCTGAAGCTCAAAAAGCGAAAGAAAAAGCAGAAGCAGATGCTAAAGCCAAGGCTGAGGCGAAAGCGAAGGCAGAGGCTGAAGCAAAAGCCAAGGCAAAAGCTGAAGCAGACGCTAAGGCAAAAGCTGAAGCAGACGCTAAGGCAAAAGCTGAAGCAGACGCCAAGGCAAAAGCTGAAGCAGACGCCAAGGCGAAAGCGAAAGCTGAGGCCGATGCCAAAGCGAAAGCAGAGGCAGAAGCAAAAGCGAAAGCGGATGCAGAAGCTAAAGCGAAGGCCAAAGCAGATGCAGCAAAACGTAAAGCGGATCAAGCAGCTTTAGATGATTTCATGAACGGTGGTGACATCGGTGGTGGTAGCGCATCTAAAGGTGGTAATGCGAATAAAGGCGGTACACAAGGTAGTGGTGCGGGACTTGGGGCTGGAGACGGTGGCAAGGTCGGTGACCAATATGCAGGTGTAATTAAACGTGAAATTCAACGTCGTTTCTTAAAAAATCCTAGTTTTGCTGGTAAAGTTTGTAGTATTAAAATCCAGCTTGGCCGAGATGGTACTATTTTAGGCTACCAACGTGTCTCAGGACCTGATGATATTTGTACTGCAGCATTAAGTGCGGTGGCAAGAACGAAAAAAGTTCCAGCGGCACCATCTGATGCAGTGTATGAAAAATACAAAGCGCCGACTATCGATTTTGATATCAATGCTCGATAATCGGTTTTAAGAAAGTAACAACGTTAAAATAAGGTGATTAAATGAAATTGATCAAACGTGTTATCGGGCTATTTGTGATGATGTTTGCATTTGTAAGCACAGCAATGGCAGAAGATGAAGTTCGAATTGTGATTGATGAAGGGGTAGATGGGGCTCGTCCTATCGCAGTTGTTCCTTTCGCAGGTTCTGCACCTGAAAATATTGGTCAAATTGTTGCGGATGACTTACGTAATAGTGGTAAATTTAACCCAATTCCAGTAAGCCAAATGCCACAACAACCAACAACTGCAGCAGAAGTGAAACCAGAGGCTTGGACAGCTTTAGGTATTGATGCTGTTGTTGTAGGTCAAGTGACTTCAACGGGTAGTGGTTATAACATTTCTTATCAGTTAGTTGATACTGTGGGCGCATCAGGTACGCCAGGATCCGTACTTGCACAAAATAGCTATACCGTGACTAATAAATGGTTGCGTTACGGTGCGCACACTGTGAGTGATGAAGTATTTGAAAAATTAACTGGTATTCGTGGTGCATTCAGAACGCGTATTGCTTATGTAGTGCAAAAAAATGGTGGATCACAACCTTATGAAGTTCGTGTAGCAGATTACGATGGTTACAATCAATTCATCGTCAATCGTAGCTCACAGCCAATTATGTCTCCAGCATGGTCTCCAGATGGTAAACGTTTAGCTTACGTATCTTTTGAGAATAAAAAATCACAACTTGTTGTACAAGACCTAGGTTCTGGTTCTCGTAAAGTGGTTGCTTCTTTCCCTGGTCATAACGGTGCACCAGCGTTCTCTCCAGACGGTTCTAAACTTGCGTTTGCTTCTTCACAAGATGGTTTATTAAACATTTATGTAATGGGCTCAAATGGTGGTACACCGACTCAATTAACTCGCGGTGCGGGTAATAATACAGAACCATCATGGTCTCCAGATGGTAGCTCAATTCTCTTTACTTCAGATAGAAGCGGTTCACCACAAGTTTATCGTATGAGCGCAAGCGGTGGTGGTGCATCACCAGTTGGCGGTCGCGGTAGTGCGCAAATCAGTAGTGATGGTAAAACACTTGTGATGATCAACGGTAATAATAATGTGGTAAAACAAGATCTCACCAGCGGTAGCTCTGAAGTATTAAGTACATCTTTCTTAGGTGAAAGCCCAAGTATTTCTCCTAACGGTATCATGATTATTTACAGCTCTACACAAGGGCTAGGAAAGGTGTTACAATTAGTTTCTGCAGATGGTCGCTTTAAAGCGAGTCTTCCAGGAAGTAATGGCCAAGTGAAATTTCCAGCTTGGTCGCCATATTTGACTAAATAAAAGAACTCATTGAGGAGAAATCTAATGAACAAATTTGTTAAATCATTATTAGTTGCTGGTTCAGTAGCTGCATTAGCAGCATGTAGCTCATCAAACAACGATGCAGCAGGCAACGGTGCTAACAACAACGGCCAAACTTTCGGTGGTTACTCTGTTGAAGATCTTCAACAACGTTATAACACCGTTTATTTTGGTTTCGACAAATTCAACATCGAAGGTGAATACGTTCAAATCTTAGATGCTCACGCTGCATACTTAAATGCAACTCCAGCTTCTAAAGTAGTTGTTGAAGGTAACACCGATGAACGTGGTACTCCTGAGTACAACATTGCTTTAGGTCAACGCCGTGCTGATGCAGTTAAAGGTTTCTTAGCTGGTAAAGGTGTTGATGCGGGTAAAGTATCAACTGTTTCTTACGGTGAAGAAAAACCTGCAGTGTTAGGTCATGATGAAGCAGCATACTCTAAAAACCGTCGTGCAGTGTTAGCATATTAATTTTTAGGGAATTTTCATTCTTAGAAAAGGAGAGAAATTCACTCTCCTTTTTTTGTAAAAAATATATCCTGCTATTGGTGAGTGTTCGTGCAGTTGGTATGATTTCTTCAGATTTTTCTTGCATCCAAAAATAAAATCTGTAACATACAAAGCCATAGCAGTATCACGGGTCGTTAGCTCAGTCGGTAGAGCAGCGGACTTTTAATCCGTTGGTCGAAGGTTCGAATCCTTCACGACCCACCATTTCTCATATCATTATTTAACAGGTTGGGTTGTTAGCTCAGTTGGTAGAGCAGCGGACTCTTAATCCGTCGGTCGAGAGTTCGAATCTCTCACAGCCCACCATTAAAAATCTCATCTATCTTATTATTTCCAATAAATTAAGGAAAAAATCAAATATTTTTTAAATTCTTGACTATATTTAACGGTTATTATGTTAGAATATCCACAAATTTAAGTCGGACATAAAATGTTACAAAATATTCGTATTGTTCTAGTTGAAACATCACATAGCGGAAACATCGGTTCAGCTGCGCGTGCAATGAAAACGATGGGATTATCCAATCTTTATTTGGTGTCGCCAAAATCAGTAGATGAACAATCTATCGCATTAGCAGCTGGGGCAGATGACGTTTTGCAAAATGCTAAAATTGTTGATACTTTTGAGCAAGCAATAGAAGATTGCTCCTTAGTGATCGGTACCAGTGCGAGATTACGCCATCTACAGAGTACGTTGATTGAACCAAGAGAATGTGCTGATAAAGCCTGTGCTCATCAAGGTCAGGTAGCGATTGTGTTTGGTCGTGAGCGTGTTGGGCTTACAAATGAAGAATTACTTAAGTGTCATTATCATTTAAATATTCCCGCTAATCCTGAATATTCTTCGCTAAATTTAGCGATGGCTGTTCAGTTAGTCAGTTATGAAATGCGAATGGCATTTTTAGCAAAAGGTAAAACGGAAAATACTCTTTCTACAATAGAAAATATCTATCCCACAACGCAAGAGATAGAGTATTTTTTAACGCATACAGAACGGGTATATAAATCACTTGGTTTCATTCAAAATCAAGGGGTTATGCAAAAATTGAGACGGCTTTATAATCGTTCCTTTTTGGAGAAAAATGAATTGAATATTTTGCATGGGATGCTAAGTGCCGTTGAAAAACGCGTCAATTTGGAAAAAGGGCAAAGTTGACTATTACAGTCAGATATGTAAACTGCCCAAATGATGATTAATAGGAATATTTTATGAAACTTACATCTAAAGGGCGATATGCAGTTACTGCGATTTTAGATATCGCATTACATGCAGGGTCTACGCCAGTTTGTTTAGCGGATATTTCGGAACGTCAAAATATTTCACTTTCTTATCTTGAGCAGCTATTTGCAAAATTACGAAGAGGTGGATTAGTAAAGAGCGTTAGAGGTCCTGGAGGCGGCTATTGTTTAGCTTTACCACTTGATCAAATATCTATTGGTATGGTGATTTCTGCCGTCAATGAGAATATTAATGTCACAAGATGCCTTGGCAAAGGAAATTGCAAAGGTGGAGTAGAATGTTTGACTCATACTTTATGGCAAGAATTAAGTGATCGTATTTCTGATTTTTTAGATGAGATCTCATTAGCTGAGCTTGTTGAGAAAAAAACAGGAAAACATAAAGCTCACAAAGATTTTGATGATTTGGTTGTAGTCAACCAATAATAGGAAAGTAGATCAAAGTGCGGTCAAAATGGTGGCATTTTTGATAGTTATTTAGGAGTGAAAATGAAATTACCAATTTATTTAGATTATGCAGCAACATGTCCAGTTGATGAACGTGTGGCTAAAAAAATGATGGAGTATTTAACCATTGATGGTGTATTCGGTAATCCAGCATCTCGTTCACATAAATTTGGCTGGCAAGCTGAAGAAGCGGTTGATATTGCACGTAATCAAATTGCGGATTTGATTGGCGCAGACTCACGTGAGATCGTGTTTACTTCTGGCGCAACAGAAGCAGATAACCTTGCAATTAAAGGTGCAGCGCACTTTTATCAAACAAAAGGTAAGCACATTATCACCAGTAAAACGGAGCATAAAGCCGTATTAGATACTTGTCGTCAATTAGAGCGTGAAGGCTTTGAAGTCACCTATTTAGATCCAGAAGCAGATGGTTTAATCGATCTTGAGAAATTCAAAGCTGCATTACGTCCAGATACGATTCTTGTGTCAATTATGCACGTGAATAATGAGATTGGCGTTATCCAGGATATTAAAGCAATTGGTGAGCTTTGCCGTGCAAATAAAACGATTTTCCACGTAGATGCGACCCAAAGTGTCGGTAAAGTAGAAATTAATCTTGCTGAGTTACCGGTTGATTTGATGTCAATGTCTAGTCACAAATTGTACGGACCAAAAGGTATCGGGGCATTATATGTTTGTCGTAAACCTCGCGTTCGTTTAGAAGCAATTATCCATGGTGGTGGTCACGAGCGTGGTATGCGTTCTGGTACATTACCTGTACACCAAATTGTTGGTATGGGTGAAGCTTATCGTATTGCAAAAGAAGAAATGGCGACAGAGATTCCTCGTATTAGAGCTTTACGCGATCGTTTATATAATGGCTTAAAAGAAATTGAAGAAACCTATGTAAATGGTTCAATGGATCACCGTGTAGCAAATAATTTGAACATCAGCTTTAACTATGTTGAAGGTGAATCATTGATGATGGCATTACGTGATGTGGCAGTTTCTTCTGGTTCGGCTTGTACTTCAGCAAGTTTAGAACCATCTTATGTATTACGTGCATTAGGTCGTAATGATGAATTAGCACATAGCTCAATTCGTTTCACACTTGGTCGTTGGACAACGGAAGAAGAAATTGATTACACCATTAATTTAACACGTAATGCAGTAGCAAAACTTCGTGAATTATCGCCACTTTGGGATATGTTCAAAGAAGGTATTGATTTAAACACTATTGAGTGGGCAGCCCACTAATTTTCAAGGCGGCTTGACCGCTTGATAGCAACTTATTTAGGAAAGGAAAAGAATATGGCATACAGCGAAAAAGTTATCGATCATTACGAAAATCCACGCAATGTTGGTTCAATGGACAAAAAAGATAATTCAGTAGGAACGGGTATGGTTGGCGCACCGGCTTGTGGTGATGTTATGCAGTTACAAATCAAAGTAAATGATAGTGGCATTATTGAAGATGCGAAATTTAAAACTTATGGTTGTGGCTCTGCGATTGCATCAAGTTCTTTAATTACCGAATGGGTGAAAGGTAAATCTTTAGATGAAGCAGGTGCAATCAAAAACAGCCAAATTGCGGAAGAACTTGAATTACCACCGGTAAAAGTTCACTGCTCAATCTTAGCAGAAGACGCAATTAAAGCCGCCATTGCTGACTACAAAAATAAACAAGGTAAGTAATCAAAGTGCGGTTGAAAATGACCGCACTTTATCAATTTAAGGATCAGAATATGTCTATAACACTCACTGAAAAAGCGGCACAACGAGTTCGTACTTTTCTTGAAAATCGTGGAAAAGGCATCGGTTTACGCTTAGGTGTAAAAACATCAGGTTGTTCGGGTTTAGGTTATGTGCTTGAATTCGTTGATGTGCTCAATGATGACGATCTTGTTTTTGAGCAGCATGGCGTGAAAGTGGTAGTCGATCCAAAAAGCTTGGTTTATTTAGATGGCATTGAGCTAGATTATGTCAAAGAAGGCTTGAACGAAGGCTTTAAATATAACAATCCAAATGTGAAAGAATCATGTGGATGTGGTGAAAGTTTCCATGTTTAAGGAATAAAGATGACAAATCCTTTTGCTATTTTTGATTTGCCCGTTGCTTTCAATGTTGATCAATCGCTTTTGTCTGAACGCTATTTAGTGCTTCAAAAGAGCTTGCATCCGGATAATTTTGTTACGGCAGATGCACAAGAACAACGCATTGCAATGCAAAAATCAACAGAAGTTAATGATGCATTAAAAACCTTGAAAGACCCAATTTTACGTGCGGAAGCAATTATTGCGTTAAATACGGGAGAAACACAGGATTTAGAGCAAAAGAGCACACAAGATATGGCATTCCTAATGCAGCAATTAGAATGGCGAGAAGAGCTTGAAAATATTGAGCAAAGCCAGGATGAAAATGCATTAGAATCCTTTGCGAAACGCGTTAAAAAAGAAACAAAAGAAATGTTGACCGCACTTGAAGAACAACTAAATGAGCAACAATGGTCAACTGCTGCACAGTTCTGTGATAAATTACGTTTTCTAAAAAAATTGGCGGATGAAATTAGCCAAGTAGAAGAACGTCTATTTGAATTATAATCTTGAGGGCGTTTAATACGCCCTTTTCGCTATTGATAAATGAGGAATTGCCCTCATACTAATGAAACTCGATTATGCAAACTTTAGAACAACTGACTGATGCCTCAAAATCTGCTTGGGGAACCATTTCCCAATGGATTGAGCATGCTCGTAATCATTGTGATGTGATTAAAAAAGATCAATCTAGCGCAGAACGTGAGCTTTTCACCATGCAAATGCCCACTTCTTCTCCAATGGGCGCAGTCATTTATGAAACCGGTGGCATTTTAATCCATCATGGTTGGTTGCGTATATTGGGGTCAGGCAGTTTTAAATTACCACGTGGATTAATGGACTGGAATTTTAGCAAATCCTTTAATCAATCAGGTGATAAACCCAAATATTTGCTTGTTGCGGACGATGTCATTGGTGGTTATTTTGCTTTAAATGGTGGTTCTTTAGGTTCTAATCTTGGCAAGATTTATTATTTTTCGCCAAAAAATTTAACTTGGCATGATTTAAATTTTACCTATACGAATTTCTTAGCTTGGGCATTAAATGGTGACATTGAAGCATTTTACCAAAATCTATTTTGGCAAAATTGGCAAGAAGATGTAAAACAACTCGATGGTAACCACATGATTGTTTTTACACCCGAGCTTTCAGAAGATAAGACGACTGATATTAATCAGCGTGAACGACGCGAAGTCAACATTGAAACCCATTACAACGCAAGTTTCACCGAACAAGATAAATTTGCACAAGCTTATTCAGTGGCATAACGAGCCCTTAACGAATTAATTATTA
This genomic window contains:
- the iscA gene encoding iron-sulfur cluster assembly protein IscA; protein product: MSITLTEKAAQRVRTFLENRGKGIGLRLGVKTSGCSGLGYVLEFVDVLNDDDLVFEQHGVKVVVDPKSLVYLDGIELDYVKEGLNEGFKYNNPNVKESCGCGESFHV
- the hscB gene encoding Fe-S protein assembly co-chaperone HscB; protein product: MTNPFAIFDLPVAFNVDQSLLSERYLVLQKSLHPDNFVTADAQEQRIAMQKSTEVNDALKTLKDPILRAEAIIALNTGETQDLEQKSTQDMAFLMQQLEWREELENIEQSQDENALESFAKRVKKETKEMLTALEEQLNEQQWSTAAQFCDKLRFLKKLADEISQVEERLFEL
- a CDS encoding DUF2625 domain-containing protein, whose translation is MQTLEQLTDASKSAWGTISQWIEHARNHCDVIKKDQSSAERELFTMQMPTSSPMGAVIYETGGILIHHGWLRILGSGSFKLPRGLMDWNFSKSFNQSGDKPKYLLVADDVIGGYFALNGGSLGSNLGKIYYFSPKNLTWHDLNFTYTNFLAWALNGDIEAFYQNLFWQNWQEDVKQLDGNHMIVFTPELSEDKTTDINQRERREVNIETHYNASFTEQDKFAQAYSVA